A genomic window from Coccinella septempunctata chromosome 9, icCocSept1.1, whole genome shotgun sequence includes:
- the LOC123319979 gene encoding uncharacterized protein LOC123319979 isoform X2 — protein sequence MNACKSVKNNEKRHSLPKINNKSFIASSHDLSPSKGCLICKLEHKIHECSKFKSLPIEERIAKISSLKLCTNCLRGGHQSYQCKLGGCRICHRRHNTLLHKQLPLQQSIQQIKNEQSAVNTNNNSLNTSENSNFSNPAVESTVASSSGTSIAMSAVSTNQALLSTALVRVTNKDKTFILRALLDCGSQSSFISYKAQQNLGIYKIKKYHQYISGLGNMLLNVNEHCNINIQSLHNNFNMNINCFILPKITDNVPHCTLRIENLGVPSSLHLADPGFHQPSVIDLLLGADIFWDLLKPNRLILGHQGPILQETYLGWIVAGPMRGNIHDKDKNTKIYCHFSKEISKQLAKFWELEEIPRDNKNLKNNYCENLFSRTTHREHDGRFCVRIPLKESSSVLGDSYKIAEKRLMQLEEKFKRKPVFKEEYRKFIREYEQLGHMTEIPKPIFGCYLPHHAVLKETSETTKLRVVFDASAKTSTGISLNDIQYIGPVVQNDLFSILLRYRQHKFVVSADVEKMYRQILVEPEQRILQLILWHDDPTQTIRVFRLNTVTYGTASAPFLSTRCLHQLGLDCSDEVVSKCIKDDFYIDDLLSGTDDPAELIHIVQSITEILRSAGLPLRRWRTNCPSIFQFQSNISTPKDLDVSSPSSVLGLKWDPLNDILQFSVENINLNKNVTKRTILSNSAKLFDPLGLLSPCTIVPKIILQKLWQSKLGWDDPVDDKLESEWRNFTINLNTVSKVGIGRHILINQPVIIELHSFSDASQAAYAAAIYLRSIDSSGNIFVKLVCAKTRVAPVKPTTIPRLELCGALLSARLSSKVAKSLRCDITSSYHWTDSTIVLGWLSSEACNLQPFVANRVSEVQELTASGTWRHVPGDKNPADMASRGVNPKCMQSATLWWEGPPFLFEDPCSWPQTMNTKNILDLPEKKTTAKCLHATTTLNSTIHVNSLINFDKYSRFSTLQRSVAYVLRFISNSRNKVDKFSSSLSTVELHSSLQLLIKLHQRDCFLNEIRILSNKQNLPSYSRMLSLSPFLDENGILRVGGRIQKSKVSYDRKHPALLDINHNFTKLLFSYHHIKLMHCGPQLLLSDLRNEFWPLRGRILARSTINNCKICRIMKAKCLNPLMGNLPASRVIPSSPFQVSGVDFGGPFYITDRKGRGCKITKCYLCLFVCFATKALHLEVASDLTSDVFILCLRRFISRRGKPLQLLCDDGTNFVGAGNEIARFLKTNNEEISGFAANEGINFKFSPAYSPHFGGLWEAGIKSAKYHITRILGDKHLTFEELTTLFTQIEAILNSRPLTPLSSDPTDLNPLTPAHFLIGRPLTSLPVENLLQANPNRLSRFQNLESMRQHFWHRWKNEYLSELQQRSKWRIKQEGLKEGDLVVIKEANVPPLKWRMARVSKLFPGSDGVSRVAELYTSKGIIRRAVHNLCSLPVPPTAEVPRSPKGFEGGEDV from the exons ATGAATGCTTGTAAATCTGTTAAGAACAATGAGAAACGTCATAGCTTaccaaaaataaataacaaatccTTCATTGCGTCCTCACATGATCTTTCACCTTCTAAAGGGTGTCTTATATGTAAACTAGAACATAAAATTCATGAGTGCTCTAAATTTAAATCATTGCCTATAGAAGAGCGAATCGCTAAAATCTCTTCATTAAAACTGTGCACTAACTGTCTTCGAGGCGGCCACCAATCCTATCAATGTAAGTTGGGCGGTTGTAGAATATGCCATCGAAGACATAATACATTGTTACATAAGCAATTACCTTTACAACAATCAAtacaacaaataaaaaatgaacaatCTGCAGTTAATACTAATAACAATAGTTTAAATAcaagtgaaaattcgaatttttcaaatccTGCAGTCGAGTCCACGGTAGCAAGCTCATCTGGCACTTCTATTGCTATGTCTGCTGTCTCCACCAATCAAGCTCTTCTTTCCACGGCGTTGGTCAGGGTGACAAACAAGGACAAAACATTTATTCTCAGGGCTTTGCTGGACTGCGGCAGTCAATCATCTTTTATTAGCTATAAGGCTCAACAAAATTTAggtatctacaaaataaaaaaatatcatcaatatatttCTGGTTTGGGAAATATGCTACTAAATGTCAATGAACATTGCAACATAAATATACAATCGCTTCACAACAACTTTAATATGAACATAAATTGCTTTATTCTACCTAAAATTACTGATAATGTGCCCCATTGTACTTTGCGTATCGAGAATCTAGGAGTCC CTAGCTCTTTGCACCTAGCCGATCCAGGGTTTCATCAACCTTCAGTAATAGATTTACTGTTAGGTGCTGATATCTTTTGGGATCTGCTTAAGCCAAATAGGCTTATCCTGGGACATCAAGGTCCTATATTACAGGAAACCTACCTGGGTTGGATAGTAGCTGGCCCCATGAGGGGGAATATTCACGATAAAGACAAAAATACTAAAATATATTGCCACTTCTCAAAGGAAATAAGTAAACAATTAGCAAAATTTTGGGAACTGGAGGAAATTCCTAGAGAtaataaaaatctcaaaaacaacTACTGCGAGAACTTATTCAGTCGAACTACTCATCGTGAACATGATGGTAGATTTTGTGTTCGAATACCACTAAAAGAGAGCTCATCAGTTCTAGGTGATTCATATAAAATTGCCGAAAAAAGGTTAATGcaattggaagaaaaatttaaGCGCAAACCTGTTTTCAAAGAGGAGTATCgtaaatttattagagaatatGAACAATTGGGACACATGACTGAAATTCCTAAACCTATATTTGGTTGCTACCTTCCACATCATGCAGTATTGAAGGAAACTAGTGAAACAACAAAACTACGAGTTGTTTTTGATGCTTCTGCAAAAACCTCTACGGGTATATCgttgaacgatatacaatataTCGGACCAGTAGTACAAAACGACTTGTTCTCAATTTTACTGAGGTATAGACAGCACAAGTTTGTGGTGTCAGCTGATGTGGAAAAAATGTACCGTCAGATCCTCGTTGAGCCCGAGCAACGAATACTACAATTAATTTTGTGGCACGATGATCCGACCCAGACCATTAGGGTATTTCGTTTGAATACAGTAACCTATGGTACTGCATCAGCACCATTTTTGAGTACGAGATGTCTTCACCAACTTGGATTGGATTGTAGTGATGAAGTAGTCTCAAAATGTATAAAGGACGATTTTTACATCGATGATTTACTTTCTGGTACTGATGACCCAGCTGAGTTGATCCATATAGTTCAATCAATCACTGAAATTTTAAGATCGGCTGGTCTTCCGTTACGAAGGTGGCGTACAAACTGCCCATCTATCTTTCAATTCCAGTCAAATATCTCTACACCTAAGGACTTAGATGTTTCTTCACCATCCAGTGTCTTGGGATTGAAATGGGATCCATTAAATGACATTCTGCAGTTTTCAGTTGAAAACATCAACTTAAACAAAAATGTAACTAAACGTACTATTTTGTCCAATTCTGCTAAACTCTTTGATCCATTGGGTTTGCTAAGCCCTTGTACTATCGTGCCGAAGATAATACTACAAAAATTATGGCAATCCAAACTGGGATGGGACGACCCAGTAGATGATAAATTAGAATCAGAGTGGCGGAATTTTACAATTAATTTGAACACAGTATCAAAGGTCGGAATTGGTAGACATATACTCATCAATCAGCCCGTTATTATAGAATTACATTCATTCTCAGATGCTTCACAGGCAGCATATGCTGCAGCTATTTACCTCAGGTCGATAGATAGCTCAGGCAACATTTTCGTCAAATTAGTCTGCGCCAAAACCAGAGTCGCTCCAGTAAAACCTACGACAATACCACGCCTTGAGCTGTGCGGGGCATTACTGTCAGCACGACTGAGCTCAAAGGTTGCGAAATCACTCCGTTGTGATATAACTTCTTCCTATCAttggactgattcaacgattGTTTTAGGTTGGTTGTCCTCTGAAGCTTGTAACTTGCAACCCTTTGTCGCCAACCGTGTCAGTGAAGTACAAGAATTGACTGCATCTGGTACTTGGAGGCATGTGCCAGGCGATAAAAATCCAGCGGATATGGCCTCTAGAGGTGTAAATCCTAAGTGTATGCAGTCAGCTACACTTTGGTGGGAAGGTCCACCATTTTTATTTGAGGATCCTTGTAGCTGGCCTCAAACAATGAACACAAAAAATATTCTCGATTTACCCGAGAAGAAAACTACTGCTAAATGTTTACACGCTACGACTACACTCAATTCTACTATTCATGTTAACTCTTTGATAAACTTCGATAAATATTCAAGATTTTCAACTTTACAGAGGTCTGTAGCCTACGTTTTACGTTTCATCTCAAATTCGCGCAATAAAGTCGATAAATTTTCAAGTTCATTGTCCACTGTTGAGTTACATTCTTCACTCCAATTGTTGATAAAACTGCACCAGAGAGATTGCTTCTTaaatgaaatcagaattttaagTAATAAGCAGAACTTACCCTCTTATTCTCGTATGTTGTCGCTCAGTCCGTTCCTTGATGAGAATGGCATACTTCGTGTTGGTGGCCGCATACAGAAGTCGAAGGTTAGCTATGATAGAAAACATCCTGCTTTGTTAGATATAAATCATAACTTCACAAAATTGCTATTTTCCTATCATCACATCAAACTTATGCATTGTGGACCTCAGCTTTTGTTGAGTGATttaagaaatgaattttggCCTTTAAGAGGTAGAATCTTAGCTAGAAGCACCATAAATAATTGCAAGATATGTAGAATAATGAAAGCTAAATGTTTAAATCCACTAATGGGCAACTTACCTGCTTCTAGAGTCATCCCAAGTTCTCCATTTCAGGTTAGCGGTGTCGATTTTGGCGGTCCATTTTACATCACAGACCGAAAGGGTCGCGGTTGCAAAAtaacaaaatgttatttatGTCTATTTGTATGTTTTGCCACTAAGGCTTTACATTTAGAGGTAGCAAGCGACCTTACGTctgatgttttcattttatgcttGCGACGGTTTATATCTCGAAGAGGAAAGCCTCTTCAATTGTTATGTGATGATGGCACAAATTTTGTCGGCGCAGGCAACGAAATCGCGAGATTCTTAAAAACAAATAACGAAGAAATCTCAGGTTTTGCAGCAAATGAGGGcattaatttcaagttttcacCAGCATACTCCCCTCACTTCGGTGGGCTTTGGGAAGCGGGCATTAAATCCGCCAAATACCATATCACTAGAATCTTAGGAGACAAACATTTGACATTTGAAGAACTAACAACATTATTTACGCAAATTGAAGCAATCCTTAATTCCAGACCATTGACCCCACTTTCTTCTGATCCTACAGACCTTAATCCTTTAACTCCAGCACATTTCCTCATAGGCAGGCCACTCACTTCATTGCCAGTAGAAAATCTCTTACAAGCAAATCCTAACAGGCTCAGCAGATTTCAGAACCTCGAGAGCATGCGTCAACATTTTTGGCATCGTTGGAAGAATGAATATCTCAGCGAATTACAACAAAGGTCCAAATGGCGCATCAAGCAAGAAGGGCTAAAGGAAGGCGATCTGGTTGTCATCAAGGAAGCCAACGTTCCTCCTTTGAAATGGCGTATGGCCCGAGTTTCGAAATTGTTTCCCGGATCGGATGGAGTTTCAAGAGTGGCTGAGCTTTACACATCCAAGGGTATCATCCGAAGAGCTGTGCACAATCTTTGCTCCCTGCCGGTACCACCAACAGCGGAAGTTCCTCGAAGTCCAAAGGGATTCGAGGGGGGGGAAGATGTTTAG
- the LOC123319979 gene encoding uncharacterized protein LOC123319979 isoform X1 — MNACKSVKNNEKRHSLPKINNKSFIASSHDLSPSKGCLICKLEHKIHECSKFKSLPIEERIAKISSLKLCTNCLRGGHQSYQCKLGGCRICHRRHNTLLHKQLPLQQSIQQIKNEQSAVNTNNNSLNTSENSNFSNPAVESTVASSSGTSIAMSAVSTNQALLSTALVRVTNKDKTFILRALLDCGSQSSFISYKAQQNLGIYKIKKYHQYISGLGNMLLNVNEHCNINIQSLHNNFNMNINCFILPKITDNVPHCTLRIENLGVPSSLHLADPGFHQPSVIDLLLGADIFWDLLKPNRLILGHQGPILQETYLGWIVAGPMRGNIHDKDKNTKIYCHFSKEISKQLAKFWELEEIPRDNKNLKNNYCENLFSRTTHREHDGRFCVRIPLKESSSVLGDSYKIAEKRLMQLEEKFKRKPVFKEEYRKFIREYEQLGHMTEIPKPIFGCYLPHHAVLKETSETTKLRVVFDASAKTSTGISLNDIQYIGPVVQNDLFSILLRYRQHKFVVSADVEKMYRQILVEPEQRILQLILWHDDPTQTIRVFRLNTVTYGTASAPFLSTRCLHQLGLDCSDEVVSKCIKDDFYIDDLLSGTDDPAELIHIVQSITEILRSAGLPLRRWRTNCPSIFQFQSNISTPKDLDVSSPSSVLGLKWDPLNDILQFSVENINLNKNVTKRTILSNSAKLFDPLGLLSPCTIVPKIILQKLWQSKLGWDDPVDDKLESEWRNFTINLNTVSKVGIGRHILINQPVIIELHSFSDASQAAYAAAIYLRSIDSSGNIFVKLVCAKTRVAPVKPTTIPRLELCGALLSARLSSKVAKSLRCDITSSYHWTDSTIVLGWLSSEACNLQPFVANRVSEVQELTASGTWRHVPGDKNPADMASRGVNPKCMQSATLWWEGPPFLFEDPCSWPQTMNTKNILDLPEKKTTAKCLHATTTLNSTIHVNSLINFDKYSRFSTLQRSVAYVLRFISNSRNKVDKFSSSLSTVELHSSLQLLIKLHQRDCFLNEIRILSNKQNLPSYSRMLSLSPFLDENGILRVGGRIQKSKVSYDRKHPALLDINHNFTKLLFSYHHIKLMHCGPQLLLSDLRNEFWPLRGRILARSTINNCKICRIMKAKCLNPLMGNLPASRVIPSSPFQVSGVDFGGPFYITDRKGRGCKITKCYLCLFVCFATKALHLEVASDLTSDVFILCLRRFISRRGKPLQLLCDDGTNFVGAGNEIARFLKTNNEEISGFAANEGINFKFSPAYSPHFGGLWEAGIKSAKYHITRILGDKHLTFEELTTLFTQIEAILNSRPLTPLSSDPTDLNPLTPAHFLIGRPLTSLPVENLLQANPNRLSRFQNLESMRQHFWHRWKNEYLSELQQRSKWRIKQEGLKEGDLVVIKEANVPPLKWRMARVSKLFPGSDGVSRVAELYTSKGIIRRAVHNLCSLPVPPTAEVPRSPKGFEGGEDV; from the exons ATGAATGCTTGTAAATCTGTTAAGAACAATGAGAAACGTCATAGCTTaccaaaaataaataacaaatccTTCATTGCGTCCTCACATGATCTTTCACCTTCTAAAGGGTGTCTTATATGTAAACTAGAACATAAAATTCATGAGTGCTCTAAATTTAAATCATTGCCTATAGAAGAGCGAATCGCTAAAATCTCTTCATTAAAACTGTGCACTAACTGTCTTCGAGGCGGCCACCAATCCTATCAATGTAAGTTGGGCGGTTGTAGAATATGCCATCGAAGACATAATACATTGTTACATAAGCAATTACCTTTACAACAATCAAtacaacaaataaaaaatgaacaatCTGCAGTTAATACTAATAACAATAGTTTAAATAcaagtgaaaattcgaatttttcaaatccTGCAGTCGAGTCCACGGTAGCAAGCTCATCTGGCACTTCTATTGCTATGTCTGCTGTCTCCACCAATCAAGCTCTTCTTTCCACGGCGTTGGTCAGGGTGACAAACAAGGACAAAACATTTATTCTCAGGGCTTTGCTGGACTGCGGCAGTCAATCATCTTTTATTAGCTATAAGGCTCAACAAAATTTAggtatctacaaaataaaaaaatatcatcaatatatttCTGGTTTGGGAAATATGCTACTAAATGTCAATGAACATTGCAACATAAATATACAATCGCTTCACAACAACTTTAATATGAACATAAATTGCTTTATTCTACCTAAAATTACTGATAATGTGCCCCATTGTACTTTGCGTATCGAGAATCTAGGA GTCCCTAGCTCTTTGCACCTAGCCGATCCAGGGTTTCATCAACCTTCAGTAATAGATTTACTGTTAGGTGCTGATATCTTTTGGGATCTGCTTAAGCCAAATAGGCTTATCCTGGGACATCAAGGTCCTATATTACAGGAAACCTACCTGGGTTGGATAGTAGCTGGCCCCATGAGGGGGAATATTCACGATAAAGACAAAAATACTAAAATATATTGCCACTTCTCAAAGGAAATAAGTAAACAATTAGCAAAATTTTGGGAACTGGAGGAAATTCCTAGAGAtaataaaaatctcaaaaacaacTACTGCGAGAACTTATTCAGTCGAACTACTCATCGTGAACATGATGGTAGATTTTGTGTTCGAATACCACTAAAAGAGAGCTCATCAGTTCTAGGTGATTCATATAAAATTGCCGAAAAAAGGTTAATGcaattggaagaaaaatttaaGCGCAAACCTGTTTTCAAAGAGGAGTATCgtaaatttattagagaatatGAACAATTGGGACACATGACTGAAATTCCTAAACCTATATTTGGTTGCTACCTTCCACATCATGCAGTATTGAAGGAAACTAGTGAAACAACAAAACTACGAGTTGTTTTTGATGCTTCTGCAAAAACCTCTACGGGTATATCgttgaacgatatacaatataTCGGACCAGTAGTACAAAACGACTTGTTCTCAATTTTACTGAGGTATAGACAGCACAAGTTTGTGGTGTCAGCTGATGTGGAAAAAATGTACCGTCAGATCCTCGTTGAGCCCGAGCAACGAATACTACAATTAATTTTGTGGCACGATGATCCGACCCAGACCATTAGGGTATTTCGTTTGAATACAGTAACCTATGGTACTGCATCAGCACCATTTTTGAGTACGAGATGTCTTCACCAACTTGGATTGGATTGTAGTGATGAAGTAGTCTCAAAATGTATAAAGGACGATTTTTACATCGATGATTTACTTTCTGGTACTGATGACCCAGCTGAGTTGATCCATATAGTTCAATCAATCACTGAAATTTTAAGATCGGCTGGTCTTCCGTTACGAAGGTGGCGTACAAACTGCCCATCTATCTTTCAATTCCAGTCAAATATCTCTACACCTAAGGACTTAGATGTTTCTTCACCATCCAGTGTCTTGGGATTGAAATGGGATCCATTAAATGACATTCTGCAGTTTTCAGTTGAAAACATCAACTTAAACAAAAATGTAACTAAACGTACTATTTTGTCCAATTCTGCTAAACTCTTTGATCCATTGGGTTTGCTAAGCCCTTGTACTATCGTGCCGAAGATAATACTACAAAAATTATGGCAATCCAAACTGGGATGGGACGACCCAGTAGATGATAAATTAGAATCAGAGTGGCGGAATTTTACAATTAATTTGAACACAGTATCAAAGGTCGGAATTGGTAGACATATACTCATCAATCAGCCCGTTATTATAGAATTACATTCATTCTCAGATGCTTCACAGGCAGCATATGCTGCAGCTATTTACCTCAGGTCGATAGATAGCTCAGGCAACATTTTCGTCAAATTAGTCTGCGCCAAAACCAGAGTCGCTCCAGTAAAACCTACGACAATACCACGCCTTGAGCTGTGCGGGGCATTACTGTCAGCACGACTGAGCTCAAAGGTTGCGAAATCACTCCGTTGTGATATAACTTCTTCCTATCAttggactgattcaacgattGTTTTAGGTTGGTTGTCCTCTGAAGCTTGTAACTTGCAACCCTTTGTCGCCAACCGTGTCAGTGAAGTACAAGAATTGACTGCATCTGGTACTTGGAGGCATGTGCCAGGCGATAAAAATCCAGCGGATATGGCCTCTAGAGGTGTAAATCCTAAGTGTATGCAGTCAGCTACACTTTGGTGGGAAGGTCCACCATTTTTATTTGAGGATCCTTGTAGCTGGCCTCAAACAATGAACACAAAAAATATTCTCGATTTACCCGAGAAGAAAACTACTGCTAAATGTTTACACGCTACGACTACACTCAATTCTACTATTCATGTTAACTCTTTGATAAACTTCGATAAATATTCAAGATTTTCAACTTTACAGAGGTCTGTAGCCTACGTTTTACGTTTCATCTCAAATTCGCGCAATAAAGTCGATAAATTTTCAAGTTCATTGTCCACTGTTGAGTTACATTCTTCACTCCAATTGTTGATAAAACTGCACCAGAGAGATTGCTTCTTaaatgaaatcagaattttaagTAATAAGCAGAACTTACCCTCTTATTCTCGTATGTTGTCGCTCAGTCCGTTCCTTGATGAGAATGGCATACTTCGTGTTGGTGGCCGCATACAGAAGTCGAAGGTTAGCTATGATAGAAAACATCCTGCTTTGTTAGATATAAATCATAACTTCACAAAATTGCTATTTTCCTATCATCACATCAAACTTATGCATTGTGGACCTCAGCTTTTGTTGAGTGATttaagaaatgaattttggCCTTTAAGAGGTAGAATCTTAGCTAGAAGCACCATAAATAATTGCAAGATATGTAGAATAATGAAAGCTAAATGTTTAAATCCACTAATGGGCAACTTACCTGCTTCTAGAGTCATCCCAAGTTCTCCATTTCAGGTTAGCGGTGTCGATTTTGGCGGTCCATTTTACATCACAGACCGAAAGGGTCGCGGTTGCAAAAtaacaaaatgttatttatGTCTATTTGTATGTTTTGCCACTAAGGCTTTACATTTAGAGGTAGCAAGCGACCTTACGTctgatgttttcattttatgcttGCGACGGTTTATATCTCGAAGAGGAAAGCCTCTTCAATTGTTATGTGATGATGGCACAAATTTTGTCGGCGCAGGCAACGAAATCGCGAGATTCTTAAAAACAAATAACGAAGAAATCTCAGGTTTTGCAGCAAATGAGGGcattaatttcaagttttcacCAGCATACTCCCCTCACTTCGGTGGGCTTTGGGAAGCGGGCATTAAATCCGCCAAATACCATATCACTAGAATCTTAGGAGACAAACATTTGACATTTGAAGAACTAACAACATTATTTACGCAAATTGAAGCAATCCTTAATTCCAGACCATTGACCCCACTTTCTTCTGATCCTACAGACCTTAATCCTTTAACTCCAGCACATTTCCTCATAGGCAGGCCACTCACTTCATTGCCAGTAGAAAATCTCTTACAAGCAAATCCTAACAGGCTCAGCAGATTTCAGAACCTCGAGAGCATGCGTCAACATTTTTGGCATCGTTGGAAGAATGAATATCTCAGCGAATTACAACAAAGGTCCAAATGGCGCATCAAGCAAGAAGGGCTAAAGGAAGGCGATCTGGTTGTCATCAAGGAAGCCAACGTTCCTCCTTTGAAATGGCGTATGGCCCGAGTTTCGAAATTGTTTCCCGGATCGGATGGAGTTTCAAGAGTGGCTGAGCTTTACACATCCAAGGGTATCATCCGAAGAGCTGTGCACAATCTTTGCTCCCTGCCGGTACCACCAACAGCGGAAGTTCCTCGAAGTCCAAAGGGATTCGAGGGGGGGGAAGATGTTTAG